The Carassius auratus strain Wakin chromosome 27, ASM336829v1, whole genome shotgun sequence genome includes a region encoding these proteins:
- the palm1b gene encoding paralemmin 1b isoform X1 — MSEALSQQERLRAIAEKRKREAEIENKRRQLEDDRRQLQHLKSKALRERWLLDGAPSSGEDEAQKQLQEDEEKTKLLEQNILRLEQEIDQLESGVPLNKGENEPDGPVKVVENGIQQPSPNADQNSKKQITGIEAKLQCTNPDVAIENASAEHPVTMVFMGYKNVEDEAETKKALGIEETVKAEFVVIEDGESKAGNEGAKEDQAPPNGSASSPEKAQDEAKKEESKEEVNSKEKQPCKCCTVM, encoded by the exons atgtCGGAAGCTTTGTCACAGCAAGAGAGACTTCGGGCCATTGCT GAGAAGCGAAAGAGGGAGGCTGAGATTGAGAACAAAAGAAGACAACTTGAGGATGACCGCAGACAACTCCAGCATCTCAAG TCAAAGGCATTGAGAGAGCGATGGCTGTTGGACGGAGCGCCATCCAGTGGAGAGGACGAGGCACAGAAACAACTACAAGAGGATGAAGAAAAGACCAAACTACTGGAGCAGAACATCCTAAG ACTAGAACAGGAGATTGATCAGCTTGAGAGTGGAGTGCCTTTGAATAAAGGAGAAAAT GAACCTGATGGTCCAGTGAAGG TAGTTGAGAATGGCATACAGCAGCCCAGCCCTAACGCAGATCAAAACAGCAAGAAACAGATCACAGGCATTGAGGCCAAACTGCAGTGCACCAACCCTGATGTAGCCATTGAGAATGCCAGCGCGGAGCATCCCGTCACCATGGTGTTCATGGGCTACAAGAATGTAGAGGATGAGGCTGAGACCAAGAAGGCACTGGGCATAGAGGAGACCGTGAAAGCTGAATTTGTGGTCATTGAGGATGGCGAGAGCAAAGCTGGAAATGAGGGGGCCAAAGAGGATCAGGCCCCACCTAACGGCAGCGCCTCCAGTCCCGAGAAAGCTCAGGATGAAGCCAAGAAGGAGGAATCGAAAGAAGAAGTCAATTCGAAAGAAAAGCAGCCATGCAAATGCTGCACAGTCATGTGA
- the palm1b gene encoding paralemmin 1b isoform X2, giving the protein MSEALSQQERLRAIAEKRKREAEIENKRRQLEDDRRQLQHLKSKALRERWLLDGAPSSGEDEAQKQLQEDEEKTKLLEQNILRLEQEIDQLESGVPLNKGENEPDGPVKVENGIQQPSPNADQNSKKQITGIEAKLQCTNPDVAIENASAEHPVTMVFMGYKNVEDEAETKKALGIEETVKAEFVVIEDGESKAGNEGAKEDQAPPNGSASSPEKAQDEAKKEESKEEVNSKEKQPCKCCTVM; this is encoded by the exons atgtCGGAAGCTTTGTCACAGCAAGAGAGACTTCGGGCCATTGCT GAGAAGCGAAAGAGGGAGGCTGAGATTGAGAACAAAAGAAGACAACTTGAGGATGACCGCAGACAACTCCAGCATCTCAAG TCAAAGGCATTGAGAGAGCGATGGCTGTTGGACGGAGCGCCATCCAGTGGAGAGGACGAGGCACAGAAACAACTACAAGAGGATGAAGAAAAGACCAAACTACTGGAGCAGAACATCCTAAG ACTAGAACAGGAGATTGATCAGCTTGAGAGTGGAGTGCCTTTGAATAAAGGAGAAAAT GAACCTGATGGTCCAGTGAAGG TTGAGAATGGCATACAGCAGCCCAGCCCTAACGCAGATCAAAACAGCAAGAAACAGATCACAGGCATTGAGGCCAAACTGCAGTGCACCAACCCTGATGTAGCCATTGAGAATGCCAGCGCGGAGCATCCCGTCACCATGGTGTTCATGGGCTACAAGAATGTAGAGGATGAGGCTGAGACCAAGAAGGCACTGGGCATAGAGGAGACCGTGAAAGCTGAATTTGTGGTCATTGAGGATGGCGAGAGCAAAGCTGGAAATGAGGGGGCCAAAGAGGATCAGGCCCCACCTAACGGCAGCGCCTCCAGTCCCGAGAAAGCTCAGGATGAAGCCAAGAAGGAGGAATCGAAAGAAGAAGTCAATTCGAAAGAAAAGCAGCCATGCAAATGCTGCACAGTCATGTGA